TCGGGCGTGCGTTTCTGGTGGGGGATCATCGTGAGTTCAACACCCTCCTGATCTATCCCAACCCGGACTATCGAGACATCGATCTCGCGAATCTGACACCCGACGAGTTGCGGGACCATTTCCGCTCGCTGGTCGTCTCCGTGAACAAATTTCTGGCCCCGTTCGAACGCGTCGTCGACTTCGCCCTGATCGACCGTGACCTGGACCCCGAGAAGGGCGAGCTGACTCCCAAGGGCACGCCACGACGAAAAAACGTTGCACAGAACTTCTCGGAGCAGATTAGCGCGCTCTACCGGCGAACCTACCTGAACGTTGGCGGTGTAGAGATCGTCCTACCGAACTGGTTGCTGCAAGTCGTCGGTATGACGGCCCAGGACCTGACGGTCGAGAACAACACTCTCAGACGCACCGGGGCAGAGCCGCTCCTCACGATCGAGGCTCTCGGCAACAACGTCGTTCGGGTCGGAGACGTGGCATACGGCCACCCGCCTGGCGTCCTCGACCTAGGTGCGCTTCTCAGCGCACCCAGACTGTGGCTTGGAAACGGGCCCCTGGTCGATTTCCTGCCACTCGATTTCTCCGAACGTCAGCGACCCGGCCGAACGTCCCGAGCCGTTCGGTGGATCAGGCGCTACGAGTCCTCGACGCCGCCGGACACCGAGAAGGATCTCCTTGATAAGTTGGACGCCGTAGACGGTTGGCGGCTCCAACAGCTCGACCAGGGGGCCCGCCTCCTGGCGTCCAGCCAACCCGGCACCTCCATCGCAGCATTGGAACGGATCGCGGCCAACGTAGGCACCGACGAGAATCGACTGGCCGACCCGGCCCGCTGGGCGCTGGCCCGAATTGCCACCCACGGTTCGATCGAGTTACGACGTCGCGCGCTCGCGCAACTGGTCAGCCTCGAACGAGACAAACGGTTTGACCAGACACTCCGCCGATTCCTCGACGGCGATGGAATTCTACTGGATGACGACACACGCAACGCGATCGCTCGGGCCACTCTTAGTCCGGCCAAGATCGACGCGTGGATCGAAGCGACTCATCGTGCGTGCCTCTCGGCGCGTGACGAGACGAGTCGGGCGTTCTCGCTCTTGCAACTGCTGGCGGACTACGGCTCGGCTCACCCCGCCTCGTACCGGACGCTACGCGCCGCGTTGGTTCGCATGCAAATCGTGGCGCCGCACGAGACCGTGCGGTCGGCGGCCAAGGAAGCCGCCGTTTCGCTTCGAGAGGGGTTTCGTCGTTGGCTCGGCCCCAGCGCCCAGGTGGCCGTCGATCCGGAGACCGGAGACGAGTATGGCTGGAGCGACGTCGTGGCATTCAACGACGATATTCCGGTCGAGGATCGCGACCGCCTGCTGGTCGCCGTTCGCGATACAACATTGTTGCGCGAGGCCGTGTTCCTGTTCTCGAAGGGCATCATCATCCGACTGTCCGACATTCCTCGCGGCGGCGTCTGGGTACGCCTGCTGGGACAACGTCACGGCAAGGCGGTCTACCGCGTCACGATTCACACCCGACATCAGGGATCCCACGATCTTGCCGTCAACGTCAACCACGGCTTGACGGAGAAGCAGGTGTATGAGGAGGTCCACTGGCTGATCCTCAGTGGCGGATCCGGCGATCGTGAGCCCCTCGTCGAAGAGTTCGGCGGCTACTGGCGGGAGAATAAGCTCTGGTCTGAGGAATACGTATCCGGTGACACGCTGGCCCGTGGACTGCGCCGCATGGCCCGCCACGGCGACTCGGAGCGACTCCCACAGTCCTGGCCGTTTCTCGCGTGGACGGCGCTCGGTGCCTACGTCGACTTCTGGTATCGCTCCGGTAAGCGCTGGGAGATCGCCGACCCGAGCATGACCAATGTGATCGTACCGATGGACGACTTTCAACACGGCGTGAGAATCGTCTCGGTGACGGCCCGTCGTCACCATCAAGGCGTGCTCGGCATGATTCGTTCGTTCCGTGACGAGTTCATCGAGCCCGCCGAGACGCTGTACCCGGCACTCAAGGGACTTGTGGGCTGGGACATCATCTTCAGTTCTGTCCTGGAAATCTCGGGAGAAACTGAGGGCGTCGCACTGCTACAGAAAATTCTGGATCGCCCACGCGAGGATGCAGACGATGAGCTTCTCACGTCCCTGGCGGGTTACCTGGAATCGGTGAAGAGTCGCGGGTTCCGACCACGCCGGTTGTTCTTCGCCATCGAGCGGTACCGCCGCTGGCGGGAACTGGGGCAAGACCCCACGAGGGAGGCGCGCGCACTTACGGTTCGTGAACTCTACGACACGTACAACCTCGCGGCCCTCGACCAGGAGGTTCCCTGGACCCGCATTCGTTTCTTTCTGGACACCGTCTTTCAAGAAAGCGACGAGACGCTACGGGAGGGGCTGGAGACACTGATCGCCAATATTCGTGGCGGTCTTCTCATCGGCGACGAGCGTGTCGATGCGATCGCCGAATTACGGGCAAAACTGAAGCACGGTGAGGACGACGACTACTTCCTGGCCCGTCTCTCCTATCCCTACCTTCGCCCCGAAGACGCCGCCGCGTTCGTCAGCGGAACTCTTGCCGGAACGCAACAGAGCGAGATGGTCGTCACCCTCGAGGATCACGACGGTCGGCCGTTTCGGGTTCGGCATGCGCTCAGCCCCAAGGAGGTCGGACACCTACATCGCCTGTTCCTGGCGGCAAAACTGGACGTTCGTTTCCGGCCCGAACACCGCTATCTGGTTGCTATCGGCGAGCGAGGCCAACTCATCGGCGGGATCTTCTACGAGCTGGAAGAGGATCCAGCAGCGCACCTCGAGAAGATCGTGGTCATGGACCGCTTCCGACGAAAGGGCGTCGCGGACGGCCTGATGAAGCAGCTGTTCAATCGTCTGGTGTCGATTGGGATCAAGACCGTTACGACCGGATTCTTCCGGCCGGAGTATTTTTACTCGTACGGATTCAGCATCGAGAAGCGCTACGCGGGGCTGGTGAAGGAACTCGAGTTCGAGACTGACCCGAAAGAACCCGACTGATCAACCGACCGTCGAGGTCACCTGTTCACGAATCCACTCGGAGGTCACGCTCTTCGGCCGCTCGAGGGAGAGACCCAGCGCACGATCCCAGACCAGGGATGCCAACACACCGATTGCCCGAGAGACGCCGAACAGTACGGTATAGAAGTCGTACTCAACCACGCCGTAGTGGACGAGGATGCAGCCCGAGTGCGCGTCCACGTTCGGCCATGGGTTCTTGGCTTTTCCGTGTTCCTTCAGAATGTCGGGGACGATGTCGTACAACTGCGACACGACCTTGAACATCTTGTCGTCGGGAAAGTGCTTGAGAGCGAACTGCCGCTGCGCCATGTAGCGCGGGTCGGTCTTTCGCAGGACGGCGTGACCGTAGCCAGGCACCACCTGACCACTATTCAGAGTCCGCCACGCATAGTCCCGGACCTGATCGGATGTCGGCTCTTCGCCGATCTCGGCGGTCATCCCCTGAATCCAGCGGACGACCTCTTGATTTGCCAGACCGTGCAGCGGACCCGCCAGGCCATTCATTCCCGCCGAGAGGGCGAGGTACGGATCCGAGAGCGCAGACCCCACCAGATGCGTCGTGTGGGCGCTGACGTTTCCACCTTCGTGATCCGCGTGGATCGTCAGGTAAAGCCGCATCAACTCCCGAAACTGTTCGTTCTCTACACCCATCATGTGGGCCAGGTTTGCACCCCAGTCCAGCGAGGGTTCGTCGTGCGCGATCTGCTGGTTGCCCTTGTAGCTACGACGGTAGATGTAGGCCGCCACCAACGGCAGCCGTGCCAGGAGTCGCATGGTGTCGTCGAACATTGCCTCCCAGTAGTCGGTCTTG
This genomic interval from Acidobacteriota bacterium contains the following:
- a CDS encoding GNAT family N-acetyltransferase, translating into MDVTKSKARLEAVLQSLRGLAIRPATQAAEILQVAFEHAARPLTPEQQSTRIDREAARSLTDALTRDAILEHLPLATLAALLERSTQRLNRGAAENRPTARQIAWLALDLVRRSEVLKRIDEEARDDWAKRILAAIDASHLTVGPLFRQRVDEYGSRTLFQLPPNEYETSAMRWTNASQRAQLIARGLLALDPDGEPGPVAILSENRLEMALADIACLTSGIVNVMVPGNSTGADVEFILRHCHARTVMVSNRRQLQKLTQCRDALPDLRHVISLDPKMRRTERVTSWNDLLVGAEGVPAATVVERSNGVRSEDLATIMYTSGTTGTPKAIQFSQRNLVFKRFARALALPEIGDRDTFLCFLPLFHTFGRFLEMLGCIFWGATYCFIENPSVDALIRGMQRYEPTVFISVPKKWIQLYESIGQRVDPLLGSDEELQAVTDQLTGGKLRWGLSAAGYLDSDIFRFFQARGVELMSGFGMTEATGGITMTPPERYRNDSLGGALPGIEISLAEDGELLVRGGYVMIGYLDPSDGRPSFDEEGWFHTGDLMELDDAGFIKLVDRKKEIYKNVKGETIAPQRIENLFRDLESVGRAFLVGDHREFNTLLIYPNPDYRDIDLANLTPDELRDHFRSLVVSVNKFLAPFERVVDFALIDRDLDPEKGELTPKGTPRRKNVAQNFSEQISALYRRTYLNVGGVEIVLPNWLLQVVGMTAQDLTVENNTLRRTGAEPLLTIEALGNNVVRVGDVAYGHPPGVLDLGALLSAPRLWLGNGPLVDFLPLDFSERQRPGRTSRAVRWIRRYESSTPPDTEKDLLDKLDAVDGWRLQQLDQGARLLASSQPGTSIAALERIAANVGTDENRLADPARWALARIATHGSIELRRRALAQLVSLERDKRFDQTLRRFLDGDGILLDDDTRNAIARATLSPAKIDAWIEATHRACLSARDETSRAFSLLQLLADYGSAHPASYRTLRAALVRMQIVAPHETVRSAAKEAAVSLREGFRRWLGPSAQVAVDPETGDEYGWSDVVAFNDDIPVEDRDRLLVAVRDTTLLREAVFLFSKGIIIRLSDIPRGGVWVRLLGQRHGKAVYRVTIHTRHQGSHDLAVNVNHGLTEKQVYEEVHWLILSGGSGDREPLVEEFGGYWRENKLWSEEYVSGDTLARGLRRMARHGDSERLPQSWPFLAWTALGAYVDFWYRSGKRWEIADPSMTNVIVPMDDFQHGVRIVSVTARRHHQGVLGMIRSFRDEFIEPAETLYPALKGLVGWDIIFSSVLEISGETEGVALLQKILDRPREDADDELLTSLAGYLESVKSRGFRPRRLFFAIERYRRWRELGQDPTREARALTVRELYDTYNLAALDQEVPWTRIRFFLDTVFQESDETLREGLETLIANIRGGLLIGDERVDAIAELRAKLKHGEDDDYFLARLSYPYLRPEDAAAFVSGTLAGTQQSEMVVTLEDHDGRPFRVRHALSPKEVGHLHRLFLAAKLDVRFRPEHRYLVAIGERGQLIGGIFYELEEDPAAHLEKIVVMDRFRRKGVADGLMKQLFNRLVSIGIKTVTTGFFRPEYFYSYGFSIEKRYAGLVKELEFETDPKEPD
- a CDS encoding citrate (Si)-synthase, eukaryotic, translated to MPEATRLKQKLAKKIPVVREQVKQVLADHGDAEISTVSVSQAYGGMRGVKCMVTETSALDPDEGIRFRGYSIPELQKKLPCAAGGSQPLPEGLFYLLLTGELPTDDDVTEITAAWRGAETLPPATIAQLEALPVDTHPMTQFSAGILSLQTESIFAARYREGMPKTDYWEAMFDDTMRLLARLPLVAAYIYRRSYKGNQQIAHDEPSLDWGANLAHMMGVENEQFRELMRLYLTIHADHEGGNVSAHTTHLVGSALSDPYLALSAGMNGLAGPLHGLANQEVVRWIQGMTAEIGEEPTSDQVRDYAWRTLNSGQVVPGYGHAVLRKTDPRYMAQRQFALKHFPDDKMFKVVSQLYDIVPDILKEHGKAKNPWPNVDAHSGCILVHYGVVEYDFYTVLFGVSRAIGVLASLVWDRALGLSLERPKSVTSEWIREQVTSTVG